The Cetobacterium ceti DNA segment AATGTCCTATATGCATTCTCTTTGCTATATTAGGTGATGAGTAATCTATAATTACATCTCCCTCTGTGTTTAAGCCAAGAAACTCATACTTTTCTCTCATAATTTTACTTACAATATTTCCTAGGAATTCATCCTTTAAAAATATATTTATAAATCCAGGTCCTGCAATTTCTAATTTATCTATAGTATCGTTTTCAACTAAGTTAGCTACAATATTTTCTGCAATGGCTCTAGGATTTCCACCTAAAATTTTTGAATTCATCATTGCAAAGTTAGTTTGATAATCTCCAAACTTTTCATTTGTAGCAACAGTAATTTCAACTGGTCTTGTCTCTTTATCCCCATATATCTTTTTAACAGTTTCATTTAAAATCCCTGCTATTTGATTTTCTAAAGTTAGCACTTATACATTCCTCCTTGTTTATATAATAATAAAAAAGGGACTTAAAATAAGTCCCCTAAGAATAAATCCAGTCTACCGCCTTCCATACGGTTTTGGTCGCCATTAAAAATAAGTGGTAGTCAGATATTACTAGCATACAGAGTCCGTAAGACCAAAGTCCCCGTGACAAACCTGAGTTACTTGCAACAGAGCCAACCCCCGCGACGACCTTAGGCCCAAAACCTCAAGAAATAGCGAGTAGACCAGAAATCCTTATTCCTATTAATGGGATTATATCACTATTAATAGTTTTTTTCAACAAAAATTATTTTTTTAGTTCATTTTCATAAGTTGATGCTAAATATAACTCTTCCAATTGCTTGTCATCAACTTTACTAGGTGCCTCTGTCATTAAACATTGACCTTTGTTAGTTTTAGGGAATGGAATTACATCTCTTATTGAGTTTTCTTTTAACATTACCATTAACCATCTGTCAATTCCAAAAGCAAGTCCTCCATGAGGTGGTGCACCATATTTAAATGCATCTATAAAGAATCCAAATTTCTCTCTAGCTTCCTCTTGAGATAATCCTAATTTTTCAAATACCTTAGCTTGTACTGTTGGATTAAATATTCTTATAGAACCTCCACCAATCTCAGAACCATTTAATACTAAGTCATATGAATTAGTTCTTATTTTTTCCATTTCTCCAGACATGAATGCATCCATATCTTCAGATTTTATAGATGTGAACGGGTGGTGTTGTGCTTTATATCTTTGCTCTTCCTCATCATATTCAAACATTGGGAAGTCAACAATCCATAGGAATTTATATTCATCATTATTGATTAATCCTAATTCTTTTCCTAATTTTAATCTAAGAGCTCCTAATGCTCCATAAACTACCTTTGGTGCATCTGCTATTATCATAATAACATCTCCAACTTGGGCTCCTGTTCTTTCAATAATAGCTTTCATTTCTTCCTCAGAGAAGAACTTAGCTATTGGAGAATTTACTCCTTCAGAAGTAACTTTAATCCAAGCCATTCCCTTAGCTCCAAAATAAGTTTTTGCATACTCTTCATATTCAGATAAAATTTTTCTTGAAAACTCTTCTGCAACTCCTGGAGCTACAACAGCTTTAACCATTCCACCATTTTCAACAGTTGAAGCAAAAGCTTTAAATCCGCAATCCTTCATAAGATCACTTAGTTCTTTTAACTCCACACCAAATCTTACATCTGGTTTATCAGAACCAAATCTTTCCATAGCTTCTGCATATTCCATTCTAGGGAATTCGTAATCAGCTGATTCTCCTGTTACATTTTTAAATACTCTTTTTGCTAATCCTTCAATCTCATTCATAATATCTTCTTGCTCTACAAATGACATTTCAATATCTAATTGAGTAAATTCTGGTTGTCTATCTGCTCTTAAATCCTCATCTCTAAAACATTTAGCAATTTGGAAATATTTTTCCACACCAGAAATCATTAGCAGCTGTTTAAATAATTGTGGTGATTGAGGTAATGCATAGAAATCTCCTGCATTTGTTCTACTTGGAACTAAGAAGTCTCTTGCTCCTTCAGGTGTAGATTTAGTTAAAACTGGAGTATCTACATCTAAGAATCCTTTCTCATCCATATAATTTCTTATAGACATAATCATCTTATGTCTCATTAATAAATTTCTTCTCATTTGAGGTCTTCTTAAATCTAAATATCTATATTTTAATCTGATATTTTCATTTAATGGTTCCTCTGAATTTATTTGGAATGGTAATACATCACATGAGTTTAATACTTCTAGTGAATCTGCAAAAACTTCTATATCCCCTGTAGGCATATTTCCATTTTTACTATATCTTTCCTTTACAACTCCTGAAATTTTTATAACTGACTCATTTTTTAGCTTTTGAGCCATTTCAACAACAGATGCCTCTGCAACATCTATATCAAATACTATTTGAGTGATTCCTTCTCTATCTCTTAAATCTATAAAAGTTAGACCTCCTAAATCTCTCTTAGTATCTACCCATCCTGATAGGGTAACTCTTTCGCCTATATTACTACTTCTCAATTCACCTAAGTTATGAGTTCTATAGTTCATAATAGTACCATCCCCTTAAATCTTATTTATATTAATTTTTCTTTTAATTGCTCTACAGTTAATTCCTCTTGAGTTCTGTTTATAAAGTCTTTTAAAACAACAGTTCCCTTATTTAATTCATCTTCTCCTATGATTAAAACATTTTTAGCTTCTAGCTTATCTGCTTTTTTCATATGAGATTTCATTCCCTTTGAGTTATAATCAATAATAACTTTTAATCCTGCAACTCTTAAATCCTGTGCTATTTTAAAGGCAAAATCTCTTGTAGCCTCTCCTAGCCATGCTATATATAAATCTGGAGTATTTTTAGGATAGTTATCTCCTAAAAGCATCATAACTCTCTCTACTCCCGCTGCAAATCCAAAAGCAGGAATATCTCTATCTCCAAGTTGTTTTAGTAAAGTGTCATATCTTCCTCCACCTAAAACTGTCCCTTGAGAACCTAATTTATTAGTTACAATTTCATAAACAGTACTTGAATAGTA contains these protein-coding regions:
- the aspS gene encoding aspartate--tRNA ligase, with the translated sequence MNYRTHNLGELRSSNIGERVTLSGWVDTKRDLGGLTFIDLRDREGITQIVFDIDVAEASVVEMAQKLKNESVIKISGVVKERYSKNGNMPTGDIEVFADSLEVLNSCDVLPFQINSEEPLNENIRLKYRYLDLRRPQMRRNLLMRHKMIMSIRNYMDEKGFLDVDTPVLTKSTPEGARDFLVPSRTNAGDFYALPQSPQLFKQLLMISGVEKYFQIAKCFRDEDLRADRQPEFTQLDIEMSFVEQEDIMNEIEGLAKRVFKNVTGESADYEFPRMEYAEAMERFGSDKPDVRFGVELKELSDLMKDCGFKAFASTVENGGMVKAVVAPGVAEEFSRKILSEYEEYAKTYFGAKGMAWIKVTSEGVNSPIAKFFSEEEMKAIIERTGAQVGDVIMIIADAPKVVYGALGALRLKLGKELGLINNDEYKFLWIVDFPMFEYDEEEQRYKAQHHPFTSIKSEDMDAFMSGEMEKIRTNSYDLVLNGSEIGGGSIRIFNPTVQAKVFEKLGLSQEEAREKFGFFIDAFKYGAPPHGGLAFGIDRWLMVMLKENSIRDVIPFPKTNKGQCLMTEAPSKVDDKQLEELYLASTYENELKK